The Avibacterium sp. 20-132 genome segment CCACAGCAAGGGTTTTATCTGTTTTTTTTGCGTGATGTTTAGCCATAATTTATTCCTTATGATTATTAAAACTCGTTAAATTGCAATAAAGTATCGCACAAGGTTGCATTATCTGCTCGTGGTGAAAGACTCACCTTTTCCCAGCCCATTTCAAAGGCAACGCGTTGAATTCGTTCACTTACCGTTATTAAGTGGCAAGACTTTAGCCAATTATGTTCATTTTTGGGGACAAAATCTAGCAATAAACGCAAAATTTCTTTGCTGGTCGCAATGATTGTCGTAATGCCAGCTCGCTTAAACATACTGATTTGTTCTAAAGGGTCATAAACTAAGGGCTGTCGCTGATAACATTCCAGAGTTTTAATTTTAGCCCCTCGCACGCTGGCTTGCTCTGCAAAAAAAGCTCGCCCACCATTACCCCGTAAAATCAAAATGGTTTTATCTTGCACGTTTTTCATTGCTGATAAAGAAAGCAGACCTTCACTTGTTTCTTGCTGAAAAGGATAATGAATACACTGTTCTGTTTGACTACAAAATGCCTGTGCGGTTCGCTGTCCAACGGTAAAATACTGTAAATCTGCCCGCCATTGAAAGCCAGCTTGTTTAAGGCTTTCGGCGCTGTAAGTTACCGCATTTTGCGATACCACGAAAACATAATCCCCCGCATTGAGTTGATTGAGCTGAGAGGGCAAATCATTAAGCTCACGTCCGGCTTGAATAGAAAAGAGCGGAAAATGAATGGCCGCGATGCCTGCCTTTGCCAGCATTTCCACCAGTTGTTTGCCCTTTTCATCAGGGCGCGTAACCAACACTGCCATTGGGTTTTCCTTATCGTTGTAAAGGTGAACAATTACACACCAAGGGCTTGTAAAATGTTATCTGCCCCTTGTTTTAATAAGCTTTCTGCAACTTGAATACCTAATTCTTGCGCATTTTCCACCGCACTTTTACCTTCTGCACGAATAATTTCACTCCCATCTGTTTTCCCCACTAACGCTTTAAGATAAAGCTGATTATCAGAAATCACCGCATACCCCCCGATTGGCACTTGACAACCACCTTGTAGGTGATTATTCATCGCACGCTCAGCTAACACACAGGCAGTGGTTTCTGGATCGGCAAGTGGCGCTAACAGGGTTTGCACTTCTACATCATCAACACGGCATTCAATGCCAACTGCTCCTTGCCCTGCTGCGGGTAAGGAAATTTCCGTATCAATGAAAGAGGCAATGCGCTCTGCCATTCCTAAACGAATTAATCCCGCTGAAGCAAGAATAATCGCATCATAATCACCATTGTCTAATTTACTTAATCGCGTCCCCACATTTCCTCGTAAAGATTGAATGGTCAAATCAGGCCGTAACGCGTTAAGCTGACATTGACGGCGTAAACTTGATGTCCCCACCACAGCACCCACAGGTAATTCCTCTAAAGTGCGGTAAGAATTTGACACAAAGGCATCACGGGGATCTTCACGTTGGCAAATAACACTTAGCCCTAAGCCTTGTGGGAATTGCATTGGCACATCTTTCATTGAATGCACGGCAATATCGGCTTCGCCCTTTAATAGGGCATTTTCTAATTCTTTGACGAATAAGCCTTTTCCGCCAATTTTCGCCAGTGGCGTATCTAAAATTACATCGCCTTTAGTTACCATTGGCACAAGCTCAACACAAAGTGCTGGATATAATTGCGTTAAACGATCTTTAATATAATTCGCTTGCCATAATGCTAAAGGACTACGGCGGGTTGCGATTTTGATTAGTTTTTTTGTCATCATTATGCAAAAAATAAGCGTAGAAACATTAAGGCTTATCCTATCATTGTTGCCTCAAAATGTCAGTTTTCATTTAATTTTTTTGCTTTCCGATAAGGCAAATGATAGAGTAATACTTCAATTTCTTTGTATGAAATTCGAGGAAATTGTTCATTTATCACTCCCTCTTTCCTAGGATATAAATTGAATTACGATATTAATAGTGCGAAACAACAAGTGGAATATCTCGACAAATTACGTTTTGAACGCGCAATTTCAGGCAGTTCAGCTCAATTTAGTCAAGTTTTTCAAACGATTACCTTGTTATTGCACCTCAATCATCACACGCTGCCGGGCTATATCAAAAATGCCCCAGCAGGGATTGTTGATTTTGTTTTATCGGATTATCAACAAGCCTATCTTTCCGCACATTTTGAGTTAAGTGAGCAAGAAATCGAAAATTCGCCATTTTCTCACCGCACTTTCTTCCCCGTGCTTGGCGTGTATGTAATGGGCAGCATCGCTTCAATTAGCCAAACATCGGCTTCAGACTTGGATATTTGGGTTTGTCACCACCCGCAAATTAGCCCAGAAGATCGCCATTTATTAAGCCAAAAAATGGATGCCTTACAGCAATGGGCATTAACCTTAGGGGTGGAAATTAACTTATATTTAATGGATCAAAACCGCTTCCGCTGTTTTCGTTACGCGGATCCGTTAACGGCAGAAAATTGTGGTTCGGCACAATATATGCTATTGCTAGATGAATTTTACCGCTCCGCCATTCGCCTTGCCGGGAAACCCTTATTATGGCTACATCTGCCCGTAGAAAATGAAAAAGACTATGAACAAGAAGTGGCACGTTTAATCAAAGAAAAACGTATTGATCCTAATGATTGGGTGGATTTTGGTGGCTTAGGGGCATTTTCTGCCAATGAATATTTTGGTGCGAGTTTGTGGCAACTCTACAAAGGGATTGATTCACCTTACAAATCCGTGTTAAAAATTTTGTTGCTAGAAACCTATTCTGCGGATTACCCAGACACTTACCTGATCGCCCAAGAATTTAAAGCACGCTTACTGAATGGCGATAAAAAACATCACTTTGATCCTTATCTTACAATGCTTGAGCGAGTAACCAATTATTTAATCGGACTCAACGATTTACGTCGCTTAGAATTTGTTCGCCGTTGCTTTTATATTAAAGCCAATGAATACAGTCATAATGTTCCCAAACACAGTTGGCGTTTAGCCCAATTACAGAACCTAGCCAAAACGTGGGGCTGGTCAAAAGAATTGGTACAAGAGCTAAATCAGCGCGCCTGTTGGAAAATAAAACGCGTAAAAGAAAGCCATAATAACTTAATTAAATTCTTAATGTTTAGTTATCGGCATTTAGTACAATTTGCCCGCAAATATAAGGTAAATTCCAGCATAATGCCGCAAGATATTAGCATTTTAACCCGTAAACTTTATACGGCATTTGAAGAATTACCGGGTAAAATCACTTTACTCAATGCAATGATTTCTTCTGATTTATCGGAAAAAAACATTACCTTTATTGAAGTCAAAAACAACCGTCATTTCAAAGCAGGTTGGTACTTAGTAAACCAAACGCCTGATGTCCAAGGATTTGAACAACCACGCTACATAGAATATAGCGAAAATCTCAATAAATTGGTTTCTTGGGCATATTTCAACCGTTTACTGACCCCAAAAACAGAATTACACATCTTTAGCCCAAATGTAACGCTTGCAAAATTAAGGCAATTCGTTACCGATTTACGTTTATCTCTGCCCACAGTGGTGGCCGCGGCAAGTAATGAGGAATTAAATCATAACTGCGAAATAAAAAGCTTAGTCGTTTCCATTAATCTCACCAAAGACCCAACGGCACATTTATCTGAGGCAAAAACCACCATCGTCGCCAATGATTTATTTAGTTTTGGGCCTGATGAAGAAAGCCTAGTAGGAAGTATTGATTTAACTTATCGCAATTTATGGAATGAAATTCGTACCCTGCATTTTGAAGGGCCAAATGCCATTTTATTGGCATTAAAAGTGCTTTCTAACAAAATTTATCGTGGTTCCACCTCACCACAAAGCGTAAATGTATTCTGTTATAGCAAATATTATCAAAAAACCTTACGAAATATTGTTACCGCATTAATCAACAAATGTA includes the following:
- a CDS encoding uroporphyrinogen-III synthase — protein: MAVLVTRPDEKGKQLVEMLAKAGIAAIHFPLFSIQAGRELNDLPSQLNQLNAGDYVFVVSQNAVTYSAESLKQAGFQWRADLQYFTVGQRTAQAFCSQTEQCIHYPFQQETSEGLLSLSAMKNVQDKTILILRGNGGRAFFAEQASVRGAKIKTLECYQRQPLVYDPLEQISMFKRAGITTIIATSKEILRLLLDFVPKNEHNWLKSCHLITVSERIQRVAFEMGWEKVSLSPRADNATLCDTLLQFNEF
- the hemC gene encoding hydroxymethylbilane synthase yields the protein MTKKLIKIATRRSPLALWQANYIKDRLTQLYPALCVELVPMVTKGDVILDTPLAKIGGKGLFVKELENALLKGEADIAVHSMKDVPMQFPQGLGLSVICQREDPRDAFVSNSYRTLEELPVGAVVGTSSLRRQCQLNALRPDLTIQSLRGNVGTRLSKLDNGDYDAIILASAGLIRLGMAERIASFIDTEISLPAAGQGAVGIECRVDDVEVQTLLAPLADPETTACVLAERAMNNHLQGGCQVPIGGYAVISDNQLYLKALVGKTDGSEIIRAEGKSAVENAQELGIQVAESLLKQGADNILQALGV
- a CDS encoding class I adenylate cyclase produces the protein MNYDINSAKQQVEYLDKLRFERAISGSSAQFSQVFQTITLLLHLNHHTLPGYIKNAPAGIVDFVLSDYQQAYLSAHFELSEQEIENSPFSHRTFFPVLGVYVMGSIASISQTSASDLDIWVCHHPQISPEDRHLLSQKMDALQQWALTLGVEINLYLMDQNRFRCFRYADPLTAENCGSAQYMLLLDEFYRSAIRLAGKPLLWLHLPVENEKDYEQEVARLIKEKRIDPNDWVDFGGLGAFSANEYFGASLWQLYKGIDSPYKSVLKILLLETYSADYPDTYLIAQEFKARLLNGDKKHHFDPYLTMLERVTNYLIGLNDLRRLEFVRRCFYIKANEYSHNVPKHSWRLAQLQNLAKTWGWSKELVQELNQRACWKIKRVKESHNNLIKFLMFSYRHLVQFARKYKVNSSIMPQDISILTRKLYTAFEELPGKITLLNAMISSDLSEKNITFIEVKNNRHFKAGWYLVNQTPDVQGFEQPRYIEYSENLNKLVSWAYFNRLLTPKTELHIFSPNVTLAKLRQFVTDLRLSLPTVVAAASNEELNHNCEIKSLVVSINLTKDPTAHLSEAKTTIVANDLFSFGPDEESLVGSIDLTYRNLWNEIRTLHFEGPNAILLALKVLSNKIYRGSTSPQSVNVFCYSKYYQKTLRNIVTALINKCINIQVGVSDVPQNNLLRVAGKNWQFFFEERGISLQEIHTPPLISNEDFNVEVQEVIDNKEENHKHKTYPYEIDAFASEGFLQFFFENNLDKTFNVYILDEANRIEIYRNCEGEKEQKIHEINHIYQSAGLEGNNNPYKIVQRNFNYPQFYQLLPSESGVKIVPFYSRLVSS